The DNA sequence TTGTACCAAACCGGCTGAAGATCAAATGAAGATCCTCGTCTACTATCCGTCAGTGTATGGCTCTCTACAGACATGAGAGAACATTTAGGGGGACGGCGAACTCATACCTTGAGTGACAGGATTCAACTTGCAGACAAACAAGACATTCTCTGGCGGCTTAACCTCCGCAAATGGGAGATCACCAACCATTTCAAGGGTCAGCGCCTGTGCTCTTGCTTCGCGCTCTCGCCGTAATTTCTCCATAGATTCCTCATCCATATTATCATCGagctcctcatcatcagctATTCTCACAGTAGCTAGCTGCGCCTTCGACGGCAAAGGGCTCTCAGCTGGAGCCACCAGGCCCGGGGGATCGTCGAATGGGTCATCAAGAATAACCGTATGTCGAATACGGATGTCCTTGAGCGGCCGACCCCGGTCGTCTATGAAGGCTTCGTTTACTTTCTCAAGGACATCGAATCCCTCCACAACCTTGCCAAAGATCACCGCTTTGCCATCCAGGTAATCAAGATTCTCTCCCAATGTGACGATGAACTGGCTCGCAGCGATGCGCTGATCGGGGTCATGCGGCGACGGAACTGTTGCCATGCTCACTGTTCCTCTTTCATCGTGCTTCAACTTTGGCGGGGGCTCGAGCGAAAACGTCCTCTTCGGCGGACCTTCTAGGAGGCCCCATATCGACGAACCGCCATCGCTTTCTGAGGAATCAGGTCCGAGGGGATCGCCGGTTTGAAAAGTAAAGTTTTTTTGGACACTATGGACGGGCGAAAAATTGTAGTACTTGACTTTGCATAGCTTCAGGAAGCTATAGCGGAAGAAAATGGATAGCTTAGTTTCGGTTCAGCTACTCGACATCATACACGCGCAAGATACACAAAAGCCAAACTAACGCGTGAGAAGCAAGGGTACTTACTTTTCGCACGCTTTAGGACACTCGTCGACTAGTAAGTCAATGACAATGTCACCAAGGGAGGTCTCCAGCAGGACGCTCATGGCGCTCTGGTGGTCACACGTGAAGCGGGGATGATGATCGGCCGTGCGTTAGAAAAGGATAcaaggggaaagaaaagaagggatcAAATATTAGAAATGGACAGAAGAAACCAGAATAAGAAAGGGGCCAGCGCAGCAGTAAGGGATTAAGCTATTGATCGGAAGCTTGACGGGGTGGAGAGAGAGATGATATGGCTGAAGAATTGACGGCAGTATCTTTTAGTCTACAGATTAAAGGCGGAAAAGTTAAGGTGCGGAGCCGCTGCCACCAAACAGAAGCCAATTTGATCCGTCGATCCCCAGCTAGTTACTTGGTACTTTGGTATAGGTAGAGCCATGACCACATCTAGTCGGCTGACCCCTACCCCGATGGACACTATTCCTTTCTACTTCTATTTTCGAGGAGCTTCCACCTCTCGAATCGTTGAACCGGCACCCCTTCGTGTAACTAGAACTCACTTCTCAATCCAACGGCAGGCCTTCCAGGAGACCCGTTCGATGCGAAATCGGGCGCGCAAGGTGGACATGCTCAAAGGTTGGCCAAGATTGGTGAGCTGTTATTTATCATGACAAATGATCCGTTTGGTCGGTTCTTCTCTTGTGAGATGCGCTTCGATACTTGGAGGACAAAGCTCAACTGACTCCCGTATGCTCTTCCGTGGAGTGGAAAACGTTTATGATGTAAAACATTTTTGGTACACTTGTTAAGGTACTACTGACTGTTCACTTGTTTCTCAAGTTCCACAGCAGAAGCGTTGAATATAACGG is a window from the Aspergillus oryzae RIB40 DNA, chromosome 6 genome containing:
- a CDS encoding uncharacterized protein (predicted peptidyl prolyl cis-trans isomerase), producing the protein MSVLLETSLGDIVIDLLVDECPKACENFLKLCKVKYYNFSPVHSVQKNFTFQTGDPLGPDSSESDGGSSIWGLLEGPPKRTFSLEPPPKLKHDERGTVSMATVPSPHDPDQRIAASQFIVTLGENLDYLDGKAVIFGKVVEGFDVLEKVNEAFIDDRGRPLKDIRIRHTVILDDPFDDPPGLVAPAESPLPSKAQLATVRIADDEELDDNMDEESMEKLRREREARAQALTLEMVGDLPFAEVKPPENVLFVCKLNPVTQDEDLHLIFSRFGTILSCEVIRDKRTGDSLQYAFIEFENQKDCEQAYFKMQGVLIDDHRIHVDFSQSVSKLSESWRNATISKRSGQRGGFGGVASLEKKRQYRASDNAREKENDYTLVFDKGDKAPRRRSYSRSPQRSSNRDRRASRSPRRDSYRDPYRRRPGDRSHSRSPARGEYRDKDRGRYNHRERRRDDERYRERRRR